One Gemmatimonadaceae bacterium genomic window, AGTTTAGCAGTCGAATGGCAGAGTGTCGTTGGTACGGACGTCGCGGCCGCCAGTACAGTCGCCTCATTGTCGTGTGAGGCGCCAATCAGTGAGCTTGTGATCCCGAACCGATTGCCGGCTCGGAAGCATTGTCACCATGTTGCCGAGGATTAGAAAGTTATGACTACCGCAGATCTCAAGTCTGCGTTGCCACGGCTCGGGTTCCGCGCGACACCGCGACGCGTCCGCAGTGTGCGACCGAACCACTTCTCGAGCGCCGATCGCCTCGAAGTCATCCACGTCGCCGCGGAGTGCTGGCCGTTCGCTCGCACGGGTGGACTGGGCGAGGCGGTCGCCGGTCTCGCGGCATTTCAAGCAAGGCGTGGCGTCGACGTATCTGTAGTCATGCCGCTTTACCGCACGATCAGGGAAGCAGCGATCGAGATGCAGACTGTGGGAGCGCCGTTCATTGTCCCAGTTGGCGCCCGCCTCGAGGAGGTACAGCTCTACCGGACGCCACTGCAGTTGGGCAAGCCACGGATGTTCTTCATTGATCACACGTCCTACTTCGATCGCGATGGCATCTACGGCGAAGGAGGCGCTGACTACCCGGACAACGCCCGGCGGTTCGCGGTGTTCAGTCTCGCGGCGCTGTACGCCATACCACGCATCGCTCCTGGCGCGAACATCGTGCACGCGCACGACTGGCACACGGCGCTCGCCATTCCCGCCTTACGAGCGATCCCCACGTCGGCCGAGGATGGCCGTCACCCACTGAGGGTGTTCTCAGTGCACAACGCGGGCTTTCAAGGAAGCTTTCCCCTGGAAACGATCACCGACGTGGGATTCGACGGCGAATTGTACGACTCCCGACTATTCGAATCGAATGGCCGTATGAATTTCCTCAAGAGCGCATTGACGCACTGTGATCTTGCGGTGGCGGTGAGTCCGACTCATGCCCACGAGCTTCGCACAGCAGAAGGCGGGTTTGGGCTGCACGAGACGTTCGCGGCGCTTAGCGACCGTCTGGCCGGCGTGACCAACGGTATCGATTCCGACGTTTGGAATCCGGCGACTGATAAGTCGCTCCCCGCGCGATACACTCGTGGGGATTTCGCGGGCAAAGCAGCGTGCAAGGCAGCATTGCAGCGATCGTGCGGCCTGAAAGAACGGCCCTCCTCCCTGCTTTTCGCGATGTGCACTCGTCTCGCGCAGCAGAAGGGCTTCGACCTCGTTCTCGGAGCCGACCTCTTGAGTCGTACTGATGCACAGTTCGTGTTTCTTGGCCAGGGCGAGGCAAGATACGAGAAGGCGCTCGCGCATCTCGCAGCTGCCGCTCCTGAACGTGTGGCCCTGCGGCTGGACTTCAGCGATGATCTGGAGCACCGAGTGCTCGCCGGCGCGGATGCTCTGCTCATGCCGTCGTTCTACGAGCCCTGTGGGCTCACCCAGATGCGCGCGCAGCGCTACGGCACGATTCCGATCGCGCGTCGAGTCGGTGGCCTCGCGGACACCATCGAGGATGGTGCGAGCGGGTTCCTGTTTAACGACTACTCCTGCGAGGCGTTCCTGGCGAGCCTGCACCGAACTGCCGAGCGGTTCGCCGACGCCGGCGGCTGGAGAGAGATGATGCAGCGAGCAATGAGCCGGGACTTCGGCTGGCCCCGGGTGGCGGAAGAGTACATCGCGCTGTACAGGAGCGCTGACGGGACGTTGACGCAAGCGCGATCGGAAAACTGCGGGAGCTCACGTGTTGAAGCCTGACTTATCGTGACAATTCTGCTTTCCCAGCGAAAAGCATTCGGCCACCCCGGTATCGCGCCCCGCTGGACACGCAGTGCGAAGGACGCCGTCGGGACAGCTTATGCCGATTCGAGCCGTGTGTGGTTCACCGTCGCGCGCGGCATTCTGAACGAGGTGTATTTCCCAACGGTCGATCGACCGCAGATCCGCGATCTTCAATATCTGATCACGGACGGCACAACGTTCTTCCATGACGAACGACGGCACTTAACGAGCAAGGTCGAGTATCTCGACCCTCATGGCCTGGGCGTGCAAATCACCAGCATGGATCCCGATAGTCGTTATCAGCTCCAGAAGCAGATCATCACCGACCCGCATCAGCCGTGCGTCCTGATTCATACGCGGCTGGAGACTCAACCGCGTTTTGCAGGGAAGCTCAGGATGTTCGCGCTTCTCGCGCCGCATCTCGAAGGCGGCGGAGCGGCGAACAGCGGGTACGTTGCCGTGCGGGCGGGGCGTGAGACGCTCGTCGCCAATAAGGGCCGGACATGGCTCGCGCTGGGCGCGTCTCTTCCGTTCCTTCATCGATCGTGCGGCTACGTCGGTCGCTCGGATGGGTGGACCGATCTTGCGGATAACTATCAATTCGACTGGGAGTTCGACGCCGCCGAGGATGGTAACATCGCTTTGACGGGGGAACTGGATCTCACGAAAGGCCACGAATTCGTGCTTGGACTCGCCTTCGGCGAGACGCTCCATCACGCCGTAGCCACGCTGTCCCAATCGCTTGGCTTTGCCTTCGCCGACCACAAGCGGCGGTTCGTACGACAGTGGACTCGCGCCTTCCGAGGGCTGGCGCCACTCGCGGAAGTATCCGAGGACGGCGGCCGGCTCTATCGCGCGAGTCATAACTTGCTACTCGCCCACGAGGACAAGACGTATCCCGGCGCAACCATCGCGTCGCTCTCGATTCCGTGGGGCGAAGTGAGGGGGGACGAGGATCTCGGCGGCTACCATCTCGTCTGGACGCGCGACATGGTGAAGAGTGCAATCGGTCTTCTCGCCGCGGGAAACACCGAGCAACCGTTGCAGGCGCTCATCTATCTGGTCTGCGCGCAGCGCTCCGACGGAGGGTTCTATCAGAACTTCTGGATCGACGGAGAACCTTACTGGCAGGGCATTCAGCTCGACGCCGTCGCGCTTCCCATCATCCTGGCGTGGCGACTGCATCAGCTGCGGGCACTTCGGAACTTTGACCCCTATGCGATGGTGCTACGCGCGTCAGGCTATCTCATTCGCGAGGGCCCCGTGACGCCCCAGGAGCGTTGGGAGGAGAACAGCGGGTATTCGCCGTCCACCCTCGCGGCCAACATCGCCGCTCTGACGTGCGCGGCGTGGTTCGCGAGCGACCGCGGCGATGATACGACTGCGCAGTTCATTCAAGCGTACGCCGACTTTCTCGAGCGGCATGTCGAGGCATGGACGGTCACCACAGAGGGCTCGCTGCTCCCGGGCGTCAGCCGGCACTATATCCGTATCCATCCGGTTGATCCGGGTGACTCGGAGCCTAACGAGAACCCAAACGCCGGGCTGCTTGCGCTGCGCAACCGGCCACCCGGCGCCACTTTCGCATTTCCGGCGAAAGATATTGTGGATGCCGGCTTTCTCGACCTGGTGCGCTACGGGATCCGCGCGGCGGATGACCCACTCATCGAGGATTCGCTGCGCGTGATTGACGCCGTCCTCAAGATCGACACGCCGCTTGGTCCGTGTTGGCATCGGTACAACAATGACGGATACGGCGAGCGTCAAGACGGAGCACCGTTCAGCGGTTTTGGGAAAGGCCGCGCCTGGCCGTTGCTCACGGCCGAGCGAGGACACTACGAGCTCGCCGCTGGACGCGATGTACGACCTTTCATCAGAACGATGGAGGCCTTCGCAGGAGACACAGGCTTGCTTCCCGAACAAGTCTGGGACGAACCGAACCGACCGGAGTTCTACATGAACCTCGGACGGCCGACCGGCTCCGCGATGCCTCTGGTATGGGCGCACGCCGAGTACATCAAGCTATTGCGTTCCACAAAAGACGGTGCGGTCTACGACCGAATTCCCTCCGTGGTCGCACGATATCAGGAAGCAGATCCGGTGGGGCGAGCACGGTACGAAATGTGGAAGTTCAATCGACGCCCTCGCACAATCCAACCTGGCGGTACACTGCGCGTTCTCGCCGGCGCCGCATTCAAATTGCGCTGGACCGCCAACGAGTGGCGAGACATGTGCGACTCGCCATCCGTGGCGATCGGCGTCGGCGTCGATTTTGTCGACATCCCGGTTCCGACGAACCAGACGGCCCCAGTCAGGTTCACCTTCTTCTGGACGGGGCCGGGGCGTTGGGAAGGCAAGGATTTCTCAGTCGCGATCGACACGGCGTCGGCCTAACGACGCGGCGTCATCACGCTGCGGATGGCCCGACCGTTGAATCGTCGCGCGCGCGGTGGCCGGAAAAAGGGTGACCCAGTGAACCGACTTCTCGCGGTTGCGCCGGGTCGTGAAAGCTTTCGTAATCATCGCGGCAAGGGCGGCAAATGGCGTTAGGTAACCGATCATGACGCATCCTCCTGGGTGTTTGGCGAGTCTATCGACTCGTGGCGCGTGACGGCCGATCGGCGAAATGCTCTGCGACTGGCCACCATGTTCCGCACTCCATCGACCGCGCGAGGTTCTGTCGCTGGTACCGCCGTCGACGGCGATGGTACATGCGTTTCATTGTCGGCGTGCGTGCCAAGGGAGCACCTTCCCTCATCGATACAACACGAGGTAGCGCGCATGACGGTTCTCGAGGAGATGGCGGAATTCATCGTTCGCTCGACTCCGGAGAGTGTGTTGCCGGCGCGCCGCGTGGACCTCAAGATCCGGATCCTCGACTCGTTAGGCTGTGCCATCGGCGCGCTCGGTTGCGATCCGGTGCGCCATGTTCGCCAGTTCGTCACGGACTTTGCGAGCGATGGTTCCTGTACGCTCGTTGGCGGTGGCCGGAGTGCCCCGGATCGAGCGACGCTCTTGAACGGCGCTCTCGTCCGGTACCTCGATTTCAATGACAGCTATCTCGCCTCGCGCGAGACCTGTCACCCATCCGACAACTTGGCCGCCGTACTCGCGGCTGCGGAATTGGCGAAGACGGACGGCGGCACCCTGCTCACCGCGCTGGCGGTCGCGTATCAGGTGCAGTGCCGGTTGAGCGACTTGGCGCCGGTGCGTGACCGCGGCTTCGACCATACCACGCATCTGGCGTACTCCGTCGCCGCCGGTGTCTCGCGCGCGTTGTCGCTCGACGTCCGCCATACAGCAAACGCAGTCGCCATCAGCGGTACCGCGCTCAACGCATTGCGAGTGACGCGCACCGGAACGCTTTCACATTGGAAGGGACTGGCGGCGCCCTTTGCAGCATCAGCTGCCATGCAGGCCGCGCTCCTCGCGCAACGGGGCGTCACCGGTCCTGCCGAGGTATTTGAAGGCAACAAGGGCTTCATGCAGTCCGTTACCGGACCATTCGCTATCGACTGGGGCCGGGAGGGTCTCGATCGCGTTGAACGCACGATAATCAAGCGTTACAACGCCGAGGTCCACTCGCAGACCGCCATCGAAGCGGCTCTCGAGCTTCAACAAGCTCACGGATTCGAAGCGACCGATATCGAAAAAGTCGAGGTCGACGTCTTCGACGTTGCTCACCGCATCATTGGTGGCGGAGAAGAGGGCGACAAGACGCTCGTGTTCAGCAAGGAGGACGCGGACCATAGCCTTCCCTACTTGATCGCCGTTGCCCTCCTCGATCACATGGTGATGCCCGCGCAGTTCGCGCCTCGGCGCTTGCAGCGCGCTGACGTGCAGTCGCTCCTCTGTCGCGTCGTCGTGCAGCCTCTCGCCGAGTTCTCCGCCCGCTTTCCGGAGGAGATGCCGTCGCGCGTGACGGTGACGCTGACCGACGGGCGCCTCCTCACACGCACGTTGTCCGACTACCCCGGCTTCCGCACGCGACCGCAGTCCTGGGAGGATGCTGTCTCGAAGTTCACGGCACTTGCCGAACCTAATGCTTCGCAAACTGTGCGCGCCGACATCGTTGCCGCGGTGCATCACCTGGATCACATCACGGTCGGCGAGCTCACCAGCCCACTGAGCCATCTGAAGATGCCGACGCGTCGGACGGCGCTCCAGTCGGCTTGAGGTGAGCACACTGAGGAGGACGCAACATGGACACGATCACTCAAGCTCGGCGAACCGAGGCCTTCGAGTTCTTGCAGCGGAACGACCGGCAACCGAAACCTCGCACTCGCGGGATCACGGAGATCCGGGGTCCGTATTATACGCCGTTAGGCAAGCGCGCACTGCAGGACATTCTCGAAACGATGGGCACGTGGGTGGATACGTTGAAATTCGCTGGCGGCTCATTCACGCTGATGCCCAAATCGGCGCTCGAGGAGCTGATTGCGCTGTGCCACGAACATGGAGTTCTCGTGTCGACCGGCGGCTTCATCGAGCGTGTCCTCACCCAGGGCAGTGGCGCCGTTGCGCAGTACATCGACATCTGTCGCGCAATCGGGTTCGACATCATCGAGCTCTCGAGCGGCTTCATCACCATTCCAGTTGATGACTGGCTTCGACTGATGGACCGCGTACAGAAAGCTGGGCTCAAAGCGAAGCCGGAGGTTGGAATTCAATTTGGTGCCGGAGGTGCGACGGCAGCTGATGAGCTGGTGGCCGAAGGAACGCACGACGTGGGCTGGATGATCCAACTCGCGCGTCGCTTCCTGGAGGCTGGTGCTCACCAGATCATGATCGAATCAGAGGGGATCACCGAGAATGTTCGGTCATGGCGGACCGACGTGCCGGCACGGCTCATCGAGGCACTCGGGCTCGAGCGGATCATGTTCGAGGCGGCAGACCCGGAAGTCTTTGCCTGGTACGTCAAACACTACGGTCCGGAAGTGAATCTGTTCGTCGATCACAGCCAGATCGTGCAGCTCGAGGCGTTGCGTCAGGGAATCTGGGGCACGGCCAGCCTGTGGGGACGTGTGGTGACGTACCAGGGCTGAGCAGCGTGAACTAGCCGCGGCACAGAGCGAGGTACGCGCGTTTCTTCGCTCGGTACGAATGCTTCATTGTCGCCGCTGTCCGCCCCGCCTAACCATGCTCTTGTGGCGCGTACGCACCGAAACGCCACATGCATGAGGAGGCTCAGATGACACATGTCAACGCAACAGATGATCTAACTCGCCGGCCTCGCGACACAGCCGAGGCGCAGCCATTGGCCACAATTACCCTGACTCACAAGCACAACTCATTGCTGGAGGGAACCGTTCTTGGGTTAGTTGTAGCAACCTGTATATGGGTGTGGCTCGCCGCGATCGATGGGATCGCTGGCGAACCGTTTCTCACGTTCAACGTCCTGGGCGGCATCGCTGGCTTTACGGTGATGCATTACTTGCTCAACGTGGCATATGGCGTGGCCATACTGTCGATCATCCACACCGCGGGGCGTACGCCGAGTGCAATCTTTGCGGTGGGCTTCGGATTTCTCATGCTGGAATTCGCCTTCGCGCTCGTGACGGCCGCATTCTCGAGTGGCCGGCTCGGTGAGCTCGCCTGGGTCCGTCTGTTCGGCGGAAGTGTGATCGGCGCGGTGATCGCGATCGTCATTGTCACGCGACGGCATTCCCTCGTGGCGCTCCTCCATCAAGCCGAAGAGGAAACATGACGATCGCAACAACGCTCGATCGGGCTACGATCAACACTCGTTCGTACTTACTGCGCACTCTCGCATGCATACGCTCGTTAGGCGCTATATCAAGACTGGCATAGGCTTTCTCGGCGTCGGTCTTGGCATTGGCGTTTGGCTGCTCGTCAGGCGAGAGTTGTATGGCGTGTATGCCAGTCCCTTCGAGACGAGCGCGCACACGCACGCGCTTCTTGTCGGCTTCGTCATGGAAATGATCCTTGGCGTAGCCCTTTGGCTCTTCCCGCGACCCGAAAAGGGCGATCTGCGTTACAAGCCACGACTCGCCGACGCAGCCTACTGGCTACTCACCATTGGTACAGCCGCACGAGTCATCGGTGAGCTCACGCGACCTTTCTTTACGGCGATTTGGCTTCGGTGGCTGATTGTGATTTGCGGAGTCGCGCAGACAGCGGGGCTGCTGCTTTTCTTTTTCACGATGTGGCCACGCATCCGACCGCTAGGCAGCGCCGTACGCGAGCGGGCGGGTGAGCGCTTTTGAGCGGTCGCGGTGCTCAATGTGTGTATGGCGTCGCGATTGCCATCAGCGAGTTGCGATCGCGCTCGCGGGACCATTTTCTGCACTACAAGCCGGAACAATCGAGGAAAACACTCTCATGCTCTCTGTTCCCGAATCTCCGCAGCACGCGCAATTCCCATCGGCCAAAGCAGGGCACGCAACAAGTAGCGAGCGTACTGATGGCGACGCCACGGATACACCAACGAGCCGCCGTGGATTTCTCGCCCGACTTTCCGCGCTCGGGCTCGTGATACCCGGAGTCGGTGCCGCCCTCACTAGTTGCTCGCGCGGCGCGCCTAACGCCTCCGACACTGAGCAGTACGGCAGTGGGCGTGGTCAGTCTGCGGCGACTCATCAGCTGCCCGTGCGCGGGGTCCGCAATCCCGATAGCCGGCTCGACACGGTGCACGGCGCGGAGCACCGCACGACGACGACAGCGCCGAGTGCAACCAACGCGACGTACCAGCGATACGATCCGACACTTCCGCCGCTGCCAAAGGAGCGCACGCAGCACATTCACTGGCGAGCGCAGGAACAACCCGTACGGATCTCGTCGGATGTCGTCGTTGCGGCGTGGACATTCGAGCGAAGTCTGCCAGGACCGATCGTGCGATGCCGCGTCGGCGATACGATCGAGTTCACGCTCACGAACGACCACGACGTACCGCACTCGATGGACTTTCATGCGGCGCAGATCGACCCGAAGACGGCGTTCCGGTCTGTGCTCAAAGGACAGTCGGTGTCGTACACGTTCCAACCTCGTTATGCGGGCGCCTTCTGCTATCACTGCGGCAGCTCACCGGTCCTGATGCACATCGGGTCGGGAATGGTGGGGGCGATCATCGTCGATCCGCCTGCGCGGTTGCCGCCGGCGAAAGAGTTCGTGCTCGTGCAGAACGAGTTCTATCTCGGAGCGGCCACGAACGGTGTGCATCCATTCGACTACACAAAGATGCTCAGCGCACTGCCCGACTATGTCGCCTTCAACGGCCGTCCCGGACAGTATCAGTCCGAACCAATCCGCGTGAAGCGGGGCGATCGAGTGCGCTTCTATATCGTCGATGCCGGTCCGACGGTACCATGCGCCTTTCACGTCGTCGGCGCGCAGTTCGACACCGTCTACCTTGGTGCACCACCGTCGAACGCCATTCGCGGTGTGCAAACCTTCAATGTTCCGGCCGGCGGTGGGATGATCTTCGAGCTGGTCGCGAACGTGGCCGGGGAATTTCCGTTCGTGAACCACCAGTTTGGCCACGGCCAAAAAGGAGCAATCGGGGTGCTCGTCGTGGACGAGTAACGCGCTGGATGCGTACGTCTCCGCATGTACGCAGCTCTGCGGTTCTGAGCGCGATCATTCCGTGCCGCCCATTTCTGCGCCGTAACATCACCATGAGACCGGTCAGAGCGCGAATGACAATTGCGCCGTACCCCAGAAGGCCTAACGAGAGCATCGGACGCAGAGCCTCTGCGAACCGCACGCCCACCAATGATATCGCAGCAGCATCTTGACCACCCTTCTCTCAACGGTGACCCAAGCGCGAAAGGTGGTCACCATTGTGGTCACCGTTTGAGGCAGCGAAAAGGCCTGCCGAGATCGGCAGGCCAGTTCTGTAAGTGCTTATCTGAGAGCTTACAAAGAGCGGGCGATGGGACTCGAACCCACGACGTCCAGCTTGGGAAGCTGGCATTCTACCAACTGAATTACGCCCGCGTTGTCCTCTAATCTACCGCCGCTCAGCCAATCCGAAAACCCGCTCGCCCCAAACGCTTCGGCCACGAGCGCGAACCACGCTACCCTCGGCGATCATCGAGCTCACATCCCACTTCGCCGAGGTACGAGTGGAAACCACGTCCTCCTCTGCCGCCCCGCCAACCTGGCGAACCGTGATCCTGTGGATTGCAACCGCGCTCGCCGCTCTCCCGATCTTCGCCGCGGGCCTCCCCAAACTCCTTGGTCAAGGAGGCTGGGTGCACTCGTTCGCTCACTGGGGACTTCCGTCGTGGCTCGTGCCGGTCGTTGGCGCCGCAGAGGTACTTGGCGTGGCGGCTCTGCTGATCCCGCGCACTGCTACAGCCGGCGCCGCGCTGATCGCGGTCATCATGATCGGCGCCGCGACCACTCACGCGGTGCACGGTGAAACGCCGCGCGTCGTCTTCACGAGTATTCTTTGCATTGTGTCTCTTTCCATCGGCTGGGCGCGACGCGAGAGCTTGCGTCGCTCACTGCCGAGTGGACGCCAGCCTAACGAGTAAGCTCAGGACGTCGCCTGTTGCGCGGGTGGCGGTTCCGTCCGCGGCCGTTGCCGCCGCGCACGGCTCTCGATACGCGCGAGGCAGTCTCGCGCGATAGCGACCTCCTGCTGAGCGCCGATCTCCTCGGCGATAGCGAGCGCGCGCCGGTAGCACCGTTCCGCATTCGGATAATCACCGAGTCGGTCGTTGATCGCACCGATCAGCCGAAGACACTCGATCTCGCGCCACCGGTTGCCACTCGTCGCGAAGTAGCCGAGCGCGACGCTCGCCTGTTCCTCGGCCTTGTCGTGCAACCCGCGAGCGTCGAGCGCCTCGGCGAGATTCACCGTCGCGAGTGCGATCAGGTCAGCGTACTCCTCCTCGCGGGCGACGACGAGCGCCTGCTCCAGCAGCTGTTCCGCGAGTTGAGCATTTCCTCGATCGAGGGCGACGCGCGCATGGTTGTTGAGCGCCATCGCTTCCCCGAGCCGGTATCCGGCATGACGAAACCACCCAAAGGATTCCGTGAACGCGCGTTCTGCGGTCCCCAGCTGACCTTGTTGCGCCATCACGGTTCCAATGTTTTGTAACGCAATGCCTCGCTGACGCGGCTCGTCGGTCGTGTCGAGAATACGATTGAACAGTCTTAGTGCCTCGGCGAACTGGCCCTGGCACAGGAGCACCAGCGCCTCCGCGTTCAGCGCGTCGCTCAAGAGCATCGCAAGGTTGCCCTTTTCAGCAGTCGCCTGAGCTCGTCGCGCCGCGTCGATGGCGCAGTCCCACTCACATCGGAGCCGATGTACCCGCGATTGATGCGTCAGAGCCTCGGCGACAGTCGCGGGATCGTTCGATGACTCCGCCGCCGCAGAGTAGCTCTCGAGCGCACGGTCGAGCACACCGTGGCTCTCGCAGCGCCTGCCCTCATCGATGAGCTCAATAGGCTCGGGCATGTCGTTTGCCGAACGAAGTGTTCTTGCTTCCCTTCCCCGCACCACCGTACCGCAAAAGCTGGGCGAACCTCCAGGGGCCACAACGATGGGTATCTCGCGGAAGTTGAGAATGAAACTCGCCGCAATCCTTGCGACGGGCCTCTTGGCCTTCACCTCTTCCTGCGATTGGCATCTCGGGCCGCCGCCGGCGCAAGCGACTCTTGCCGTCTGCCCAAGCGGTCAGACGCAGAGCACCTCGAGCCTGCTCGGCGTTCTTGGGGGTACTGTCTCGATCGGAGGGACTTCGGTTCTGGTCCCGGCTGGAGCGCTGCTCTCATCGACGAACATCGCCCTCACGATACCTGCCTCCTCGTTCATGGAGATCGGTGTCACCGCGAACGGTGGCCATTTTCTCTTCCAGCAGCAGATCGCGATAACGATCGACTACTCGCGGTGTAGCTCGACCGTTCAGCAGAAGACGCTGAGCGTCTGGAACATCGATCCCAACACGCACCAGTTGCTCAAGAACATGGGCGGGATCGATAACAAGCTGTTGCATCAGATCACATTCACCACGATCCACCTTTCCGGGTACGCGTTGGCGTTTTGATCGTGGTTGCCGTAGCGAG contains:
- a CDS encoding multicopper oxidase domain-containing protein, translating into MLSVPESPQHAQFPSAKAGHATSSERTDGDATDTPTSRRGFLARLSALGLVIPGVGAALTSCSRGAPNASDTEQYGSGRGQSAATHQLPVRGVRNPDSRLDTVHGAEHRTTTTAPSATNATYQRYDPTLPPLPKERTQHIHWRAQEQPVRISSDVVVAAWTFERSLPGPIVRCRVGDTIEFTLTNDHDVPHSMDFHAAQIDPKTAFRSVLKGQSVSYTFQPRYAGAFCYHCGSSPVLMHIGSGMVGAIIVDPPARLPPAKEFVLVQNEFYLGAATNGVHPFDYTKMLSALPDYVAFNGRPGQYQSEPIRVKRGDRVRFYIVDAGPTVPCAFHVVGAQFDTVYLGAPPSNAIRGVQTFNVPAGGGMIFELVANVAGEFPFVNHQFGHGQKGAIGVLVVDE
- a CDS encoding phosphosulfolactate synthase; amino-acid sequence: MDTITQARRTEAFEFLQRNDRQPKPRTRGITEIRGPYYTPLGKRALQDILETMGTWVDTLKFAGGSFTLMPKSALEELIALCHEHGVLVSTGGFIERVLTQGSGAVAQYIDICRAIGFDIIELSSGFITIPVDDWLRLMDRVQKAGLKAKPEVGIQFGAGGATAADELVAEGTHDVGWMIQLARRFLEAGAHQIMIESEGITENVRSWRTDVPARLIEALGLERIMFEAADPEVFAWYVKHYGPEVNLFVDHSQIVQLEALRQGIWGTASLWGRVVTYQG
- a CDS encoding tetratricopeptide repeat protein, with translation MPEPIELIDEGRRCESHGVLDRALESYSAAAESSNDPATVAEALTHQSRVHRLRCEWDCAIDAARRAQATAEKGNLAMLLSDALNAEALVLLCQGQFAEALRLFNRILDTTDEPRQRGIALQNIGTVMAQQGQLGTAERAFTESFGWFRHAGYRLGEAMALNNHARVALDRGNAQLAEQLLEQALVVAREEEYADLIALATVNLAEALDARGLHDKAEEQASVALGYFATSGNRWREIECLRLIGAINDRLGDYPNAERCYRRALAIAEEIGAQQEVAIARDCLARIESRARRQRPRTEPPPAQQATS
- a CDS encoding DoxX family protein, encoding METTSSSAAPPTWRTVILWIATALAALPIFAAGLPKLLGQGGWVHSFAHWGLPSWLVPVVGAAEVLGVAALLIPRTATAGAALIAVIMIGAATTHAVHGETPRVVFTSILCIVSLSIGWARRESLRRSLPSGRQPNE
- a CDS encoding MmgE/PrpD family protein, whose amino-acid sequence is MTVLEEMAEFIVRSTPESVLPARRVDLKIRILDSLGCAIGALGCDPVRHVRQFVTDFASDGSCTLVGGGRSAPDRATLLNGALVRYLDFNDSYLASRETCHPSDNLAAVLAAAELAKTDGGTLLTALAVAYQVQCRLSDLAPVRDRGFDHTTHLAYSVAAGVSRALSLDVRHTANAVAISGTALNALRVTRTGTLSHWKGLAAPFAASAAMQAALLAQRGVTGPAEVFEGNKGFMQSVTGPFAIDWGREGLDRVERTIIKRYNAEVHSQTAIEAALELQQAHGFEATDIEKVEVDVFDVAHRIIGGGEEGDKTLVFSKEDADHSLPYLIAVALLDHMVMPAQFAPRRLQRADVQSLLCRVVVQPLAEFSARFPEEMPSRVTVTLTDGRLLTRTLSDYPGFRTRPQSWEDAVSKFTALAEPNASQTVRADIVAAVHHLDHITVGELTSPLSHLKMPTRRTALQSA
- a CDS encoding glycogen/starch synthase — protein: MTTADLKSALPRLGFRATPRRVRSVRPNHFSSADRLEVIHVAAECWPFARTGGLGEAVAGLAAFQARRGVDVSVVMPLYRTIREAAIEMQTVGAPFIVPVGARLEEVQLYRTPLQLGKPRMFFIDHTSYFDRDGIYGEGGADYPDNARRFAVFSLAALYAIPRIAPGANIVHAHDWHTALAIPALRAIPTSAEDGRHPLRVFSVHNAGFQGSFPLETITDVGFDGELYDSRLFESNGRMNFLKSALTHCDLAVAVSPTHAHELRTAEGGFGLHETFAALSDRLAGVTNGIDSDVWNPATDKSLPARYTRGDFAGKAACKAALQRSCGLKERPSSLLFAMCTRLAQQKGFDLVLGADLLSRTDAQFVFLGQGEARYEKALAHLAAAAPERVALRLDFSDDLEHRVLAGADALLMPSFYEPCGLTQMRAQRYGTIPIARRVGGLADTIEDGASGFLFNDYSCEAFLASLHRTAERFADAGGWREMMQRAMSRDFGWPRVAEEYIALYRSADGTLTQARSENCGSSRVEA
- a CDS encoding glycoside hydrolase family 15 protein, which translates into the protein MTILLSQRKAFGHPGIAPRWTRSAKDAVGTAYADSSRVWFTVARGILNEVYFPTVDRPQIRDLQYLITDGTTFFHDERRHLTSKVEYLDPHGLGVQITSMDPDSRYQLQKQIITDPHQPCVLIHTRLETQPRFAGKLRMFALLAPHLEGGGAANSGYVAVRAGRETLVANKGRTWLALGASLPFLHRSCGYVGRSDGWTDLADNYQFDWEFDAAEDGNIALTGELDLTKGHEFVLGLAFGETLHHAVATLSQSLGFAFADHKRRFVRQWTRAFRGLAPLAEVSEDGGRLYRASHNLLLAHEDKTYPGATIASLSIPWGEVRGDEDLGGYHLVWTRDMVKSAIGLLAAGNTEQPLQALIYLVCAQRSDGGFYQNFWIDGEPYWQGIQLDAVALPIILAWRLHQLRALRNFDPYAMVLRASGYLIREGPVTPQERWEENSGYSPSTLAANIAALTCAAWFASDRGDDTTAQFIQAYADFLERHVEAWTVTTEGSLLPGVSRHYIRIHPVDPGDSEPNENPNAGLLALRNRPPGATFAFPAKDIVDAGFLDLVRYGIRAADDPLIEDSLRVIDAVLKIDTPLGPCWHRYNNDGYGERQDGAPFSGFGKGRAWPLLTAERGHYELAAGRDVRPFIRTMEAFAGDTGLLPEQVWDEPNRPEFYMNLGRPTGSAMPLVWAHAEYIKLLRSTKDGAVYDRIPSVVARYQEADPVGRARYEMWKFNRRPRTIQPGGTLRVLAGAAFKLRWTANEWRDMCDSPSVAIGVGVDFVDIPVPTNQTAPVRFTFFWTGPGRWEGKDFSVAIDTASA